A single Gemmatimonadales bacterium DNA region contains:
- a CDS encoding amino acid permease, with protein MTQPGNATTTLVRGISPTAAVALVVGSMIGSGIFIVSADIARRVGTPGLLLTVWAVTAVATVMGALTQGELAAMYPRAGGQYVYLREGLSPLWGFLYGWTLFLVIQTGTIAAVAVAFARFLGVLVPAVTPDIWLSLGHIPAPGDALFALFGHPTAHPEAIEIGVSWQRLIGIVVVLFLTWVNVQGVRTAAWIQTVFTATKVLALAGLVVLGLTIGRNAGAIAANFGAGHFWGAAPFSLALLPVLGAAMVGSLFSSDAWNNVAFAAAEVQNPRRNLPLALAAGTLIVGALYVLANVAYLNVLPLGAIQGAPQDRVGTVAAQVIFGQAGVAIMAIAIMISTFGCKNGLILSGARVYFAMSHDGLFFRRAGNVDPVHRTPRAALWAQGAWTGLLCLSGTYSDLLNYVIFAVVLFYFLTVIAMFRLRRIRADTPRPYRVLGYPWMPALYMALMGAVMVDLLFESPLYTWPGLIIVVIGIPVYFAWRRVGVASAIVEAPDTT; from the coding sequence GTGACGCAGCCCGGCAACGCCACCACCACGCTCGTGCGCGGCATCAGCCCCACCGCGGCCGTCGCCCTGGTCGTCGGGTCGATGATCGGCTCCGGCATCTTCATCGTGTCGGCCGACATCGCGCGCCGCGTCGGGACGCCCGGCCTGCTGCTCACGGTGTGGGCGGTGACCGCCGTGGCCACCGTGATGGGCGCGCTCACCCAGGGCGAGCTGGCCGCGATGTACCCGCGGGCGGGCGGCCAGTACGTGTACCTGCGCGAGGGCCTGTCGCCGCTGTGGGGCTTCCTGTACGGGTGGACGTTGTTCCTGGTGATCCAGACCGGCACGATCGCCGCCGTCGCGGTCGCGTTCGCGCGGTTCCTCGGCGTGCTGGTGCCCGCCGTGACACCCGACATCTGGCTCTCGCTGGGCCACATTCCGGCGCCGGGCGACGCCCTGTTCGCCCTGTTCGGGCACCCGACCGCGCACCCCGAGGCGATCGAGATCGGCGTCTCGTGGCAACGGCTGATCGGGATCGTCGTGGTGCTGTTCCTCACCTGGGTGAACGTCCAGGGCGTCCGCACCGCGGCGTGGATCCAGACCGTGTTCACCGCGACCAAGGTGCTGGCGCTGGCGGGACTCGTCGTCCTGGGCCTCACCATCGGCCGGAACGCCGGGGCCATCGCGGCCAACTTCGGCGCCGGGCACTTCTGGGGCGCCGCGCCCTTCTCCCTCGCGCTGCTGCCGGTGCTCGGGGCGGCGATGGTCGGCTCGCTGTTCTCGTCCGACGCGTGGAACAACGTGGCATTCGCGGCCGCGGAGGTGCAGAACCCGCGCCGCAACCTGCCGCTCGCGCTCGCCGCGGGGACGCTCATCGTCGGCGCGCTGTACGTGCTGGCCAACGTCGCCTACCTGAACGTGCTTCCGCTCGGCGCCATCCAGGGGGCGCCGCAGGACCGGGTCGGCACGGTCGCGGCCCAGGTCATCTTCGGGCAGGCCGGCGTCGCGATCATGGCCATCGCCATCATGATCTCGACCTTCGGCTGCAAGAACGGGCTGATCCTGTCGGGCGCGCGGGTGTATTTCGCCATGAGCCACGACGGGCTGTTCTTCCGGCGCGCGGGCAACGTGGACCCGGTGCACCGCACGCCGCGGGCCGCGCTGTGGGCCCAGGGCGCGTGGACCGGCCTCCTGTGCCTGTCGGGGACGTACTCGGACCTGCTCAACTACGTGATCTTCGCGGTGGTGCTGTTCTACTTCCTCACCGTCATCGCGATGTTCCGCCTGCGGCGGATCCGCGCCGACACGCCGCGACCCTACCGGGTGCTGGGCTACCCGTGGATGCCGGCGCTGTACATGGCGCTGATGGGCGCGGTGATGGTGGACCTGCTGTTCGAGAGCCCGCTGTACACGTGGCCCGGCCTGATCATCGTGGTGATCGGGATCCCGGTGTACTTCGCGTGGCGCCGCGTCGGCGTGGCCTCGGCCATCGTGGAGGCGCCCGACACCACGTAG
- a CDS encoding DHA2 family efflux MFS transporter permease subunit, with the protein MSRPPVNKWLVAGTVMIGTIMAVLDSSIINVALPEMSGTLGATIEEITWVVTGYILAQVIIMPICALLSQRYGRKNFYLVSIVAFTAASMACGIARSMPVMVFFRALQGLGSGVLITVSQAILRETFPPEEQGTAMGLYGFGIVLAPAFGPTLGGWITDQWSWPWVFYINVPIGVVAVLLVQRFVEDPPYLVRSRGRIDLPGLALMTAGLGALQLMLEKGQDENWFESAFIVWLAVIAVVGLALFVWRELRCERPAVELGLFRNVPFASATALGGVLGMGLYGALFLLPLFLQQLLGFPAEKSGIAMMPRGLAMAVLMPVVGLLYNRLGPRVLVGTGLAISAFSFWDLAHLTGETGAWDILLPQMWQGVGFSLLFVALSTAALATIPKTKMTAAAGLYNVVRQVLGSVGIALTATELTRGAAVYHDRLAEHVTIYGPATQAWLRALTGGMMRRGSDAATAGREALRILDLDVTRQATVLAYNHVLLLVAALFLASFPLVLMVRGHRDAKVEIAGE; encoded by the coding sequence ATGTCAAGACCGCCCGTCAACAAGTGGCTCGTCGCAGGCACGGTCATGATCGGCACGATCATGGCCGTGCTCGACTCGAGCATCATCAACGTCGCGCTGCCCGAGATGAGCGGTACCCTCGGCGCGACCATCGAGGAGATCACCTGGGTCGTCACCGGCTACATCCTCGCCCAGGTCATCATCATGCCGATCTGCGCCCTGCTGTCGCAGCGCTACGGGCGCAAGAACTTCTACCTCGTGTCGATCGTCGCCTTCACCGCCGCGTCGATGGCGTGCGGCATCGCCCGCTCGATGCCGGTGATGGTGTTCTTCCGGGCCCTGCAGGGGCTCGGCAGCGGGGTGCTCATCACGGTCTCGCAGGCCATTCTGCGCGAGACCTTCCCGCCCGAGGAGCAGGGCACGGCGATGGGGCTCTACGGGTTCGGCATCGTGCTGGCGCCGGCCTTCGGCCCCACCCTCGGCGGCTGGATCACCGACCAGTGGTCCTGGCCGTGGGTGTTCTACATCAACGTCCCGATCGGCGTCGTGGCCGTCCTGCTGGTGCAGCGGTTCGTCGAGGACCCGCCCTACCTGGTGCGCTCCCGGGGCCGGATCGACCTCCCGGGCCTGGCGCTCATGACCGCCGGCCTCGGCGCCCTGCAGCTGATGCTCGAGAAGGGCCAGGACGAGAACTGGTTCGAATCGGCCTTCATCGTGTGGCTGGCGGTGATCGCGGTGGTGGGCCTCGCGCTGTTCGTGTGGCGCGAGCTCCGCTGCGAACGTCCGGCGGTGGAGCTCGGCCTGTTCCGGAACGTCCCGTTCGCCTCCGCGACCGCGCTGGGGGGCGTGCTGGGGATGGGGCTGTACGGCGCGCTGTTCCTGCTGCCCCTGTTCCTCCAACAGCTGCTCGGCTTCCCGGCGGAGAAGTCCGGGATCGCCATGATGCCGCGCGGCCTCGCGATGGCGGTCCTGATGCCCGTCGTCGGCCTGCTCTACAACCGTCTCGGACCGCGCGTCCTGGTGGGCACCGGGCTGGCGATCAGCGCCTTCTCGTTCTGGGACCTGGCCCACCTCACCGGGGAGACGGGCGCGTGGGACATCCTCCTGCCGCAGATGTGGCAGGGCGTGGGGTTCAGCCTGCTGTTCGTGGCGCTGAGCACCGCGGCGCTCGCGACGATCCCGAAGACCAAGATGACCGCGGCCGCAGGCCTCTACAACGTGGTGCGGCAGGTGCTGGGGAGCGTCGGCATCGCGCTCACCGCCACCGAGCTGACCCGCGGCGCGGCGGTCTACCACGACCGGCTGGCCGAGCACGTCACCATCTACGGCCCGGCCACCCAGGCCTGGCTGCGCGCGCTGACCGGGGGGATGATGCGGCGCGGGTCCGACGCGGCGACCGCCGGCCGCGAGGCGCTGCGGATCCTGGATCTCGACGTGACGCGGCAGGCGACCGTGCTCGCCTACAACCACGTCCTGCTGCTCGTGGCCGCCCTGTTCCTGGCGTCCTTCCCGCTCGTCCTGATGGTGCGCGGGCACCGCGACGCGAAGGTGGAGATCGCGGGTGAGTAG
- a CDS encoding TIM-barrel domain-containing protein has translation MNGRTAVTLALALTLAVATVARAQDGRYVFLGNYRAMERVKGGVVARAENGAVRIEQVADVGFRIRYSFTGAFDTAASWATLPDSIVLADPAIRETAEALTVRGAVLVATLRKHPLRLSIADTAGHELFSESLGAGHQGGRVTHIVARPSGGHYFGIGEEPFPLDRTGQILTMWNTDAGYHAGQTTPIYSSIPFYIAVNAGRAYGVFYDDSYKSEFDFGARLRSHVGFTADGGELRFYVFPGPAVESVLAEYTRLTGRTPLPPEWALGFQQSRWGYVPDSELYRITHEFRSRGIPCDVLYLDIDYMDGYRLFTWSPQRFPDPRRMLADLRREGMKVTTIVDVGVKVDSAYDVYRQLLASGDYVTWPDGSPYVGDVWPGKTIFPDFSRQATRTWWGEMDNRLWSAGIAGIWNDMNEPANFFGGTLPDVTLFGKGEHEGSHLEYHNLYGLLEARATYEGWRRLQPDHRPFIVTRAGFSGLQRYTSIWTGDNSADWEHLQLAVGMTLGLGISGVPFAGADIGGFAGSPSAELFSRFLEAATFFPFYRTHNEFSAPAREPWAFGPVHTAANREMIRLRYRLLPQLYTAFYQHGRDGRPVARPLVWEFQGDTAVYGINDEFTFGDHLLVAPVTREGQDTRPVYLPAGRWFRYPFDSVYDGGHAYAVSAPRVDPWARDDSNFVKSVPLFVQAGAVIPMQAVEQYVGERHMDTLELHVWDGGSGTSELYEDAGEGFAYRQGAFRLSRFQTTADGPTLRLAIAQTGSYAGAASSFEVVVHGLAAAPKSVTVDGRAAQAAWDAGRKLATLDVPATSKEIRIDR, from the coding sequence ATGAACGGACGCACGGCGGTTACCCTCGCGCTCGCCCTCACGCTCGCCGTCGCAACCGTCGCGCGGGCCCAGGACGGGCGCTACGTGTTCCTCGGCAACTACCGCGCGATGGAGCGCGTGAAGGGCGGCGTGGTGGCGCGCGCCGAGAACGGCGCGGTGCGGATCGAGCAGGTGGCGGACGTCGGGTTCCGCATCCGCTACTCGTTCACCGGCGCCTTCGACACGGCCGCCTCCTGGGCGACGCTGCCCGACAGCATCGTGCTCGCCGACCCCGCGATCCGCGAGACGGCCGAGGCGCTCACGGTCCGCGGCGCGGTGCTCGTGGCCACGCTCCGCAAGCATCCCCTGCGCCTCTCCATCGCCGACACCGCCGGCCACGAGCTGTTTTCCGAGTCGCTCGGCGCCGGACACCAGGGTGGGCGCGTCACGCACATCGTCGCCCGCCCCTCCGGCGGCCACTACTTCGGCATCGGCGAGGAGCCGTTCCCGCTCGACCGCACCGGACAGATCCTCACGATGTGGAACACCGACGCGGGCTATCACGCCGGCCAGACGACCCCGATCTACTCCTCCATTCCCTTCTATATCGCGGTGAACGCGGGCCGCGCATACGGCGTGTTCTACGACGATTCGTACAAGAGCGAGTTCGACTTCGGCGCCAGGCTGCGCAGCCACGTCGGCTTCACCGCTGACGGTGGCGAGCTGCGCTTCTACGTGTTCCCCGGGCCCGCGGTCGAGTCGGTGCTCGCCGAGTATACGCGGCTCACCGGCCGCACCCCCCTCCCGCCGGAGTGGGCGCTCGGTTTCCAGCAGAGCCGCTGGGGCTACGTCCCCGACAGCGAGCTGTACCGGATCACGCACGAGTTCCGCAGCCGCGGCATCCCGTGCGACGTGCTGTACCTCGACATCGACTACATGGACGGGTACCGCCTGTTCACCTGGAGCCCGCAGCGCTTTCCCGACCCGCGGCGCATGCTGGCGGACCTGCGGCGCGAGGGGATGAAGGTCACGACGATCGTGGACGTCGGCGTGAAGGTGGACAGCGCCTACGACGTGTACCGGCAGCTGCTGGCCTCGGGCGACTACGTGACCTGGCCCGACGGCTCCCCGTACGTGGGCGACGTGTGGCCCGGCAAGACCATCTTCCCCGACTTCAGCCGGCAGGCCACGCGTACCTGGTGGGGGGAGATGGACAACCGGCTGTGGTCGGCCGGCATCGCGGGCATCTGGAACGACATGAACGAGCCGGCCAACTTCTTCGGCGGCACGCTGCCCGACGTCACGCTGTTCGGCAAGGGCGAGCACGAGGGCAGCCACCTCGAGTACCACAACCTCTACGGGTTGCTCGAGGCCCGGGCCACGTACGAAGGCTGGCGCCGCCTCCAGCCCGATCACCGGCCGTTCATCGTCACGCGCGCGGGCTTCTCCGGCCTGCAGCGCTACACCAGCATCTGGACCGGTGACAACTCCGCCGACTGGGAGCATCTGCAGCTCGCCGTCGGCATGACGCTCGGCCTCGGCATCAGCGGCGTGCCGTTCGCCGGCGCCGACATCGGCGGCTTCGCGGGCTCACCGTCCGCCGAGCTGTTCTCGCGCTTCCTCGAGGCGGCGACCTTCTTCCCGTTCTACCGCACGCACAACGAGTTCTCGGCGCCGGCCCGCGAGCCGTGGGCGTTCGGCCCGGTGCACACCGCGGCCAACCGCGAGATGATCCGGCTGCGTTACCGCCTGCTGCCGCAGCTCTACACGGCGTTCTACCAGCACGGCCGGGACGGCCGTCCGGTGGCGCGCCCGCTGGTGTGGGAGTTCCAGGGCGACACCGCCGTCTACGGCATCAACGACGAGTTCACCTTCGGCGACCACCTGCTGGTGGCCCCCGTCACCCGCGAGGGCCAGGATACGCGCCCGGTCTACCTGCCCGCGGGCCGCTGGTTCCGCTACCCCTTCGACTCGGTGTACGACGGCGGGCACGCCTACGCGGTCAGCGCCCCGCGCGTCGACCCGTGGGCGCGCGACGACTCCAACTTCGTCAAGAGCGTGCCGCTGTTCGTCCAGGCGGGCGCCGTGATCCCGATGCAGGCGGTCGAGCAGTACGTGGGTGAGCGGCACATGGACACGCTGGAGCTGCACGTGTGGGACGGGGGCTCCGGGACCAGCGAGCTGTACGAGGACGCCGGCGAGGGCTTCGCCTACCGGCAGGGCGCCTTCCGGCTCAGCCGGTTCCAGACCACCGCCGACGGCCCGACGCTGCGCCTCGCGATCGCGCAGACGGGCAGCTACGCCGGCGCGGCGTCCAGCTTCGAGGTGGTGGTGCACGGGCTCGCCGCGGCGCCGAAGAGCGTGACCGTGGACGGCCGCGCCGCGCAGGCCGCGTGGGACGCGGGGCGCAAGCTTGCGACGCTCGACGTGCCCGCCACGTCCAAGGAGATCAGAATAGACCGCTGA
- a CDS encoding carboxypeptidase-like regulatory domain-containing protein — protein MGLVERSAFRGLVVLLAVGAARDALAQQRSDVVRGSVLSGGAGVPFAVVSLEPERGRQFTDDSGAFRFTGVPPGGYRLLVRQIGFHPFDSTVVKVAGVPLALSIAMKPLVVELATITVTTSRACTAPGPPDSAAAPQLLALLQQIRENAERYAFLADSYPFRYRMSRKFADYDQMGRVASASADVVQLVSRNRVRYRPGYVVKTGAGPNDSLMPRIVLPTLSDFGDSAFQAVHCFYYAGTVDRDGGRYVRFDYVPTEALRTPDIEGEVYLDALTYQLRIATVRLTRVARALSGLQSASSTITFAELYPNVLIPRRVEGVLVPEPRFDVRTPIVRYTETQELLDVHFERPLPGTRPPGP, from the coding sequence ATGGGATTGGTCGAGCGGTCGGCGTTTCGGGGTCTCGTGGTGCTGCTCGCCGTCGGAGCAGCCCGGGACGCTCTCGCCCAGCAGCGTTCCGACGTGGTGCGAGGGTCCGTGCTTTCCGGCGGCGCGGGCGTTCCCTTCGCGGTGGTGTCGCTCGAGCCCGAGCGCGGCCGGCAGTTTACCGACGACAGCGGGGCGTTCCGCTTCACCGGCGTCCCTCCGGGCGGCTACCGGCTTCTGGTGCGGCAGATCGGCTTCCACCCGTTCGACTCGACGGTCGTCAAGGTCGCCGGCGTTCCCCTGGCGCTCTCGATCGCGATGAAGCCGCTGGTGGTGGAGCTGGCGACCATCACCGTCACGACCTCGCGCGCGTGCACGGCACCGGGGCCGCCCGACTCCGCGGCCGCGCCGCAGCTGCTGGCGCTGCTGCAGCAGATCCGGGAGAACGCGGAACGGTACGCGTTCCTGGCCGATTCGTACCCGTTCCGCTACCGGATGTCGCGCAAGTTCGCCGACTACGACCAGATGGGCCGCGTCGCGTCTGCGTCCGCCGACGTGGTGCAGCTCGTCAGCCGCAATCGGGTGCGGTATCGGCCCGGCTACGTGGTGAAGACGGGTGCCGGCCCGAACGACAGCCTGATGCCGCGCATCGTGCTGCCGACCCTCTCCGATTTCGGCGACAGCGCGTTCCAGGCCGTCCACTGTTTCTACTACGCGGGCACGGTGGACCGCGACGGCGGGCGCTACGTCCGGTTCGACTACGTCCCCACCGAGGCCCTGCGCACGCCGGACATCGAGGGCGAGGTCTACCTCGACGCGCTCACGTACCAGCTGCGCATCGCCACCGTCCGGCTCACCCGCGTCGCGCGCGCACTGTCGGGGCTGCAGTCCGCGAGCTCGACCATCACCTTCGCCGAGCTGTATCCCAACGTCCTCATCCCACGGCGGGTGGAGGGCGTGCTGGTGCCGGAGCCGCGCTTCGACGTCCGCACGCCCATCGTCCGCTACACGGAGACCCAGGAGCTGCTCGACGTCCACTTCGAGCGCCCGCTGCCGGGGACCCGGCCGCCGGGGCCGTAG
- a CDS encoding S41 family peptidase → MGTLRRTAARAALLAALVAAAPRPLRAQASTYQLLQTFSDLLNQIRVNYVDSVTTQHLVRGAIEGMLASLDPHSYYLAHDQAERLDAWRAGQLAATGIIVESVEGVITVAAVVPGSAAERAHVAPGDRIVAVNDSSVAGLEAHVVQSRLVGERGTRVRLRLERGPRLEPDTVSLTLRNQDIKPRSVTRERTLGDGIGYVRLAEFHREAGADLRDALDRVATGASPRRVILDLRGNPGGALVAAQDVLSIFLSDGQVAFRTRGRHPEANGEFLVRGNGRYRDARLVVLIDEHSASASEAVAGSLQDHDRAVILGRRSFGKALVQRPFLIQPAQDEAWLTIAYVTSPSGRVIQRRYQGLSVAQYEALAGQGGSAGDTAEALRTDSGRIVRGGGGIAPDSALPAPPSLPGWFVAASDSGFDDAVSDSVAQSLRPDAAARAAWTGDPSQWPARLLPPLLDRVRRRLGVAAQLDSAQSARIARYMAARAAEVRWGPDASEELLVASDPEIAAAVAVLRRPQPGATPK, encoded by the coding sequence ATGGGCACTCTTCGACGCACGGCCGCGCGCGCGGCGCTGCTCGCGGCCCTGGTGGCGGCGGCGCCCCGGCCGCTCCGCGCTCAGGCCTCGACCTACCAGCTGTTGCAGACCTTCTCGGACCTGCTCAACCAGATCCGCGTCAACTACGTGGACTCCGTCACGACGCAGCATCTCGTCCGCGGTGCCATCGAGGGAATGCTGGCCTCGCTCGATCCGCACAGCTACTACCTGGCGCACGATCAGGCCGAGCGGCTCGACGCCTGGCGTGCCGGCCAGCTCGCCGCCACGGGTATCATCGTCGAGTCCGTGGAGGGCGTCATCACGGTGGCCGCGGTGGTTCCCGGAAGCGCGGCCGAGCGGGCCCACGTGGCGCCGGGAGACCGGATCGTGGCCGTGAACGACAGCTCGGTGGCCGGCCTCGAGGCGCACGTCGTGCAGTCGCGGTTGGTGGGCGAGCGGGGCACCCGGGTCCGGCTCCGCCTCGAGCGCGGGCCGCGCCTGGAGCCCGACACGGTCTCGCTCACGCTGCGCAACCAGGACATCAAGCCCAGAAGCGTCACTCGCGAGCGCACCCTCGGCGACGGGATCGGCTACGTCCGCCTCGCGGAATTCCACCGGGAGGCCGGTGCCGATCTGCGCGACGCGCTCGACCGCGTCGCGACGGGCGCGAGTCCGCGCCGGGTCATTCTCGACCTGCGCGGGAATCCGGGCGGCGCGCTCGTGGCCGCTCAGGACGTCCTCTCCATCTTCCTGTCCGACGGGCAGGTGGCGTTCCGCACCCGGGGACGGCATCCCGAGGCGAACGGGGAGTTCCTGGTGCGGGGAAACGGGCGGTATCGCGATGCCCGCCTGGTGGTGCTGATCGACGAGCATTCGGCGTCCGCCTCCGAGGCGGTGGCCGGCTCGCTCCAGGATCACGATCGGGCGGTCATCCTGGGGCGCCGGAGCTTCGGCAAGGCTCTGGTGCAGCGGCCGTTCCTCATCCAGCCCGCCCAGGACGAGGCGTGGCTCACGATCGCCTACGTCACATCGCCGAGCGGCCGGGTGATCCAGCGCCGCTATCAGGGCCTGAGTGTCGCGCAGTACGAAGCGCTCGCCGGCCAGGGCGGCAGCGCGGGCGACACGGCCGAGGCGCTCCGCACCGACTCGGGCCGGATCGTGCGGGGGGGCGGCGGCATCGCGCCCGACTCGGCCCTGCCGGCGCCGCCCTCCCTGCCGGGCTGGTTCGTGGCGGCCTCCGATAGCGGCTTCGACGACGCGGTGTCGGACAGCGTGGCGCAGAGCCTCCGGCCCGATGCGGCAGCCCGGGCCGCCTGGACGGGCGATCCGTCGCAGTGGCCCGCCCGCCTGCTGCCCCCGCTCCTCGACCGGGTGCGCCGGCGGCTGGGCGTCGCTGCGCAGCTCGACTCCGCGCAGAGCGCGCGCATCGCGCGTTACATGGCGGCGCGGGCGGCCGAGGTGAGGTGGGGCCCGGACGCCTCGGAGGAGCTGCTCGTCGCCAGCGACCCGGAAATCGCGGCCGCCGTCGCGGTCCTGCGGCGGCCCCAGCCGGGGGCCACGCCGAAGTAG
- a CDS encoding TonB-dependent receptor, with translation MARVLLTALAALAPGAAVLRAQSVAGSVASRGTPVVGAAVRLLELDRVERTGGQGTFRFANVPRGTYRIFVSATGFASATDTVQVEAATATVAFDLRESAVPLREITVTASPTARPTDELYQPVVSTSRLAFDNSPGTSFAEKISDLPGVSVRGNGSAPARPIIRGLGDNEVLVLENGLRMGDIATYDPAHATPVDAMGIAQVDVVRGPATILYGPNTLGGLVNVITNFVPTLADHPVSGTVALEGNSVSNEMSGYVNTVVSGSHAAFRLSAGGLRSSDIRIPSGSYTDPGTGATFALDRIPQSFDHSGEVGVGWSYQGDFGMIGVGGNHYEMNYGIPGVPPNPDWINVPPTTSRIAQRRNTLELRSLINAGGVVVDRLRLDASYNDYNHSEYPTAEDSTGVSDPQANHFHKRELNATLQLQQRPGALSGTLGLWTDVQNLTIEGDQPLGPNSVTTGLAAFAYEEYQATPATRLQAGLRFDYNRIQTRPYPQSTDSVFRTLDESRLSNAVTASLGAIRRLGSQLTVSLGVARSFRAPTVQELFANGLDAASGTYSIGTASLGPETGLGLDASLKGELGPIVFEVSPYLNAIDHYIYGFLRGDTIQGFPVRQFAATRARLAGFEATVTAQLASHLALHAGSDYVNAQDTQNDVPLPFTPPLRGLLRATYQSSTWMGMVEWRGAARQTRLGDGDTPTAGYGVVNLGAGLRLVHRGLVSEISLHCDNVFDRVYRDNLSVIKDFVPQPGRGFRLNYQLLY, from the coding sequence ATGGCCCGTGTTCTCCTGACCGCGCTCGCCGCGCTGGCGCCCGGCGCCGCGGTCCTCCGCGCCCAGAGCGTCGCCGGCAGCGTGGCCAGCCGGGGCACCCCGGTCGTGGGTGCCGCCGTGCGGCTCCTCGAGCTCGACCGGGTCGAGCGCACGGGCGGCCAAGGCACCTTCCGGTTCGCGAACGTGCCCCGGGGCACGTACCGGATCTTCGTGAGCGCCACCGGCTTCGCGTCGGCCACGGACACGGTGCAGGTGGAGGCGGCCACGGCGACCGTCGCGTTCGATCTCCGGGAGTCCGCCGTGCCGCTCCGCGAGATCACCGTCACCGCGTCCCCCACGGCTCGCCCGACCGACGAGCTGTACCAGCCGGTCGTGTCCACGTCGCGCCTCGCGTTCGACAACAGCCCGGGCACGAGCTTCGCCGAGAAGATCTCCGATCTGCCCGGGGTGAGCGTGCGCGGCAACGGCTCCGCGCCGGCCCGGCCGATCATCCGCGGGCTGGGTGACAACGAGGTGCTGGTCCTGGAGAACGGGCTCAGGATGGGCGACATCGCGACCTACGATCCGGCGCATGCCACGCCCGTCGACGCCATGGGCATCGCGCAGGTCGACGTGGTGCGGGGCCCGGCGACGATCCTGTACGGGCCCAACACCCTCGGCGGGCTGGTGAACGTGATCACCAACTTCGTGCCCACGCTCGCGGATCATCCGGTATCGGGCACGGTCGCGCTGGAAGGCAACAGCGTGAGCAACGAGATGTCGGGGTACGTGAACACGGTCGTCAGCGGCTCCCACGCCGCGTTCCGGCTCTCGGCCGGGGGGCTGCGGTCCTCCGACATCCGCATTCCCTCGGGCAGCTACACCGATCCCGGGACCGGGGCGACGTTCGCCCTCGACCGGATCCCCCAGTCCTTCGACCACAGCGGCGAGGTCGGCGTCGGCTGGTCGTATCAGGGCGACTTCGGGATGATCGGCGTCGGCGGCAACCACTATGAGATGAACTACGGCATCCCCGGCGTGCCGCCGAACCCCGACTGGATCAACGTCCCGCCCACCACGTCGCGCATCGCCCAGCGGCGCAACACCCTGGAGCTGCGGAGCCTGATCAACGCGGGCGGCGTTGTGGTGGACCGGCTCAGGCTCGACGCGAGCTACAACGACTACAACCACTCCGAGTACCCGACCGCCGAGGATTCCACCGGCGTGTCGGATCCGCAGGCCAATCACTTCCACAAGCGCGAGCTCAACGCGACGCTGCAGCTCCAGCAGCGGCCCGGCGCCCTGAGCGGCACGCTCGGGCTCTGGACCGACGTCCAGAACCTGACGATCGAGGGCGACCAGCCGCTGGGACCCAACTCGGTCACGACCGGCCTGGCCGCGTTCGCGTACGAGGAGTACCAGGCCACGCCGGCGACGCGGCTCCAGGCGGGTCTCAGGTTCGACTACAACCGGATCCAGACCCGCCCCTACCCGCAGTCCACCGACTCGGTGTTTCGGACCCTGGACGAGTCGCGGCTGTCGAACGCCGTGACGGCCTCGCTCGGCGCCATCCGCCGGCTCGGCTCGCAGCTGACGGTCTCGCTCGGCGTGGCGCGCTCGTTCCGCGCGCCCACGGTGCAGGAGCTGTTCGCCAACGGGCTCGACGCGGCGAGCGGGACCTACTCGATCGGCACGGCGAGCCTGGGCCCCGAGACGGGCCTGGGGCTCGACGCCTCGCTCAAGGGCGAGCTGGGGCCCATCGTCTTCGAGGTGTCACCGTATCTGAACGCCATCGACCACTACATCTACGGGTTCCTGCGCGGCGACACGATCCAGGGGTTCCCGGTGCGCCAGTTCGCCGCCACGCGCGCACGGCTGGCCGGGTTCGAGGCGACCGTGACCGCGCAGCTCGCGTCGCACCTGGCCCTGCATGCCGGCTCCGACTACGTCAACGCGCAGGACACGCAGAACGACGTGCCTCTGCCGTTCACGCCGCCCCTGAGGGGCCTGTTGCGCGCGACGTACCAGAGCAGCACCTGGATGGGGATGGTCGAGTGGCGCGGGGCCGCGCGCCAGACCAGGCTCGGCGACGGCGATACGCCAACGGCGGGCTACGGCGTCGTCAACCTCGGGGCCGGCCTGCGGCTGGTGCACCGCGGCCTGGTATCCGAGATCAGCCTCCACTGCGACAACGTCTTCGACCGCGTGTATCGCGACAACCTGTCGGTGATCAAGGACTTCGTCCCGCAGCCCGGGCGCGGCTTCCGCCTCAACTACCAGCTGCTGTACTGA